A single genomic interval of Malania oleifera isolate guangnan ecotype guangnan chromosome 13, ASM2987363v1, whole genome shotgun sequence harbors:
- the LOC131145528 gene encoding uncharacterized protein LOC131145528, which translates to MPTTASITKLPLFIPRYSRYLPLLAFSHFASHQLKFMTGSDSQSLSLSLGHVFLNFSGFCEISLGFTAKAIDFGGRTLGSALDPVRISTKRFQEQLIFGRGLRFGVLSGYFFITSGDLVFCLLQSLLYKEV; encoded by the exons ATGCCGACAACTGCTTCAATTACCAAATTACCCCTATTCATCCCAAGATATTCACGATATCTACCCCTGCTCGCCTTCTCGCACTTCGCGTCTCATCAGCTCAAGTTCATGACTGGGAGCGACTCTCagtctctctcgctctctctcggcCATGTCTTCTTGAATTTCAGCGGATTCTGTGAAATATCCTTAGGTTTCACAGCCAAAGCAATCGATTTTGGCGGAAGAACCCTAGGTTCTGCTTTAGATCCAGTGCGAATCTCAACTAAAAGATTCCAAGAACAG TTAATTTTTGGACGTGGCTTAAGATTTGGTGTCTTATCAGGATATTTTTTTATAACTAGCGGTGATCTG